One window of the Eucalyptus grandis isolate ANBG69807.140 chromosome 8, ASM1654582v1, whole genome shotgun sequence genome contains the following:
- the LOC104415365 gene encoding exportin-4 isoform X2, giving the protein MRHAGSPEGYVLAKVSSVAAQLLKRGWHDFSTAEKETFFHQIKQASLGIHGIHAQFIGINFLESLVSEFSPSTSSVMGLPREFHEQCHKSLELDYLKVFYCWTRDAALSVANKITGSDSAADEVKVCTAALRLILQILNWEFRCNSNGKKGVNVFSSGIRHDTSLSSRTECILVQPGPGWRDILISSGDIVWLLNLYTALRRKFSHEGFSIDCLIAVSARKLILQYCSLTGTIFPSDNGQLQEHHLLQLLSGIIPWIDPPDLVSKQIECGTSESEMLDGCRALLAMATVTSPTMFNQLLKSIRPFGTFTLLSTLMCEVIKVLMTKDPDEETWSWEARDILLDTWTALLMPLGSAAGIVLLPPEGVDAAATLFTYIVESELKAASASAFNDDSDSDYIYTSISAMDERLSSYALIGRAAIDFAIPLLTRHCTERFSRLHQGGGSFDPTETLEELYSLLLITGHVLADEGEGETPLVPIAIQRRFADFVEPDNNPVVILCSSIIRFAEQSLNPESRSSFFSPRLMEAIIWFLARWSQTYLMSPEESQDSSYSSKVDNMHQVQSIGSGRTVLRYFSEYDHGKTVLDIIVQVAITTFMSYPGEKFLQGLTCYQLLHALVRQKNICIHLVTLESWSKLAIAFANEKTLFMLSASHQKSLAQTLVLSASGFRDSEPANQYVRNLMGHMTTYLVEISSRNDLKRVAEQPDIILSVSCLLERLRGAASATEPRMQKSIYEMGFSILNSTLILLAVYKHESAVIYLLLKFVVEWVDGQITYLEAQETTVVIDYCMRLLQLYSSHNIGKISLSLSSSLLNDAKTEKYKDLRALLQLLSSLCSKDLVDFSSDSLEAHGTSISQVVFYGLHIVTPLISLELLKYPKLCRDYFSLLSHMLEVYPEMVGQLNKEAFSHILETLEFGLHHQDSEVVNMCLRALRALASYHYKETVSGKMGLGSHASSLRNPKGELQEGIFSRFLRTTLQLLLFEDYSPDLVGAAADALFPLILCEQGLYQKLGNELIERQANQTFKSRLTNALQSLTSSNQLSCTLDRMNYQRFRKNLTNFLIEVRGFLRIV; this is encoded by the exons ATGCGACATGCTGGTTCACCTGAGGGCTATGTCCTAGCAAAGGTTTCTTCAGTGGCTGCTCAGTTGCTTAAAAGAGGCTG GCATGATTTCTCCACAGCTGAGAAAGAGACCTTTTTTCACCAG ATTAAACAGGCTTCTCTGGGGATTCATGGTATACATGCACAGTTCATAGgaatcaattttttggaatccTTG GTATCAGAGTTTTCTCCTTCTACATCGAGTGTTATGGGCCTTCCTAGGGAGTTCCATGAGCAATGCCACAAGTCACTAGAGCTGGACTATTTGAAG GTATTCTATTGTTGGACACGTGATGCTGCTCTAAGTGTTGCAAACAAAATAACTGGGTCTGATTCTGCAGCAGATGAGGTTAAAGTTTGTACAGCTGCACTTCGTCTCATTCTCCAAATTCTGAATTGGGAATTCCGATGCAACTCAAATGGCAAAAAAGGGGTGAATGTTTTCTCAAGTGGAATTAGACATGATACTTCATTGTCCAGCAGGACCGAGTGTATCTTAGTGCAG CCTGGTCCTGGATGGCGTGACATCTTAATTTCTAGCGGAGATATTGTTTGGCTGTTGAACTTATACACAGCTCTTAGACGGAAGTTTTCCCATGAAGGTTTTTCGATAGACTGCCTAATTGCAGTTTCTGCTCGAAAGCTTATTCTGCAGTACTGTTCTTTGACAGGCACGATATTTCCTTCAG ACAATGGACAACTGCAGGAGCATCATCTGCTACAACTGCTTTCAGGGATTATACCATGGATAGACCCACCAGATCTTGTTTCAAAACAGATTGAATGTGGAACAAGTGAAAG TGAGATGCTCGATGGTTGCCGGGCATTGTTGGCTATGGCAACTGTAACAAGCCCAACTATGTTTAATCAACTCCTTAAATCAATTAG GCCATTTGGTACCTTTACCCTGTTATCTACCTTGATGTGTGAAGTCATAAAAGTCCTCATGACAaaggaccctgatgaggaaaCATGGAGCTGGGAGGCGCGTGATATCTTACTAGATACCTGGACTGCGCTACTCATG CCGCTGGGTAGTGCTGCTGGGATTGTACTGCTTCCACCTGAAGGTGTTGATGCTGCGGCCACCCTCTTCACATACATTGTAGAGTCTGAGTTAAAAG ctgcttctgcttctgcgtTCAATGACGATTCTGACTCAGACTATATTTACACTTCCATTTCTG CAATGGATGAAAGGCTAAGCTCTTATGCTCTTATTGGAAGAGCCGCTATTGATTTTGCAATACCTTTGCTCACAAGACATTGCACTGAACGGTTTTCACGTCTACATCAG GGTGGGGGCTCTTTCGATCCAACCGAAACCTTGGAAGAACTCTATTCTTTGTTGCTAATAACAGGTCATGTACTTGCTGATGAAGGCGAAGGAGAGACACCCCTG GTTCCAATTGCGATACAAAGGCGTTTTGCGGACTTTGTGGAACCGGATAATAATCCTGTTGTCATCCTTTGTAG CTCGATCATCAGGTTTGCCGAACAAAGCTTGAATCCGGAAAGTAGATCATCATTTTTCAGTCCTCGACTAATGGAG GCTATAATATGGTTCCTTGCGAGATGGTCCCAAACTTATCTAATGTCACCAGAAGAATCTCAAGACAGCAGTTACAGTTCAAAAGTTGATAATATGCACCAAGTTCAGTCAATAGGTTCTGGGCGAACTGTACTCAGATATTTCAGTGAGTATGATCATGGCAAGACTGTGCTTGACATCATTGTCCAGGTAGCCATAACAACATTCATGTCCTATCCAGGGGAGAAGTTCTTGCAG GGCCTGACCTGTTACCAGCTGCTTCATGCACTAGTTAGGCAAAAGAACATATGCATCCACCTTGTAACGCTG GAATCCTGGAGCAAGCTGGCCATTGCTTTTGCTAATGAGAAAACGCTGTTTATGTTGAGTGCATCTCACCAG aaatccTTGGCTCAAACACTTGTTCTTTCTGCATCTGGCTTTAGAGATTCTGAGCCAGCAAATCA GTATGTGAGAAATCTTATGGGACATATGACAACATACCTAGTAGAGATATCCTCCAGGAATGACTTGAAAAGAGTTGCTGAACAGCCAGATATTATCCTGTCG GTTAGTTGCCTGTTGGAGCGGCTTCGTGGAGCTGCCAGTGCAACGGAACCTCGAATGCAGAAGTCCATATATGAGATGGGGTTTTCAATATTAAATTCTACTTTGATCCTTCTCGCAGTTTATAAACATGAG TCTGCAGTTATTTACTTGCTGCTTAAGTTTGTTGTTGAATGGGTGGACGGACAAATTACCTACCTTGAAGCACAGGAGACCACAGTTGTTATTGATTACTGCATGCGCTTACTTCAACTTTACTCATCTCACAATATTGGCAAG ATTTCTTTAAGTCTGTCAAGCAGCTTGCTTAATGAtgcaaaaacagagaaatacaAAGATCTACGGGCTCTGCTTCAACTCCTTTCTAGCCTTTGTTCAAAGGATCTG GTTGATTTTTCATCGGATTCTTTGGAAGCCCATGGAACAAGCATATCTCAG GTTGTCTTCTACGGTCTTCATATAGTCACTCCTCTGATATCTTTGGAGTTGCTGAAGTACCCCAAGCTCTGTCGTGAT TACTTCTCTTTGCTGTCACATATGTTGGAAGTATATCCTGAAATGGTGGGACAACTAAACAAGGAAGCCTTTAGTCATATTCTTGAGACTCTTGAATTTGGTCTACATCATCAG GATTCAGAAGTGGTTAACATGTGTTTAAGAGCTCTTCGAGCACTTGCTTCCTACCACTACAAGGAAACAGTTAGTGGGAAGATGGGCTTGGGATCACATGCCTCGAGTCTTAGAAATCCAAAGGGTGAACTACAGGAAGGCATTTTTAGTCGGTTCCTTCGTACAACATTGCAGCTACTTCTTTTTGAGGATTATAG TCCCGATCTGGTTGGTGCTGCTGCAGATGCGCTCTTTCCCTTGATACTTTGCGAGCAGGGCCTATACCAG AAACTAGGCAATGAGTTGATTGAGAGACAGGCCAATCAAACATTTAAATCGAGGCTGACAAACGCATTGCAATCTCTCACAAGTTCGAATCAGCTTTCTTGCACCCTCGATCGGATGAACTACCAAAGGTTTAGGAAGAACCTGACCAACTTCCTGATTGAAGTTCGCGGGTTCTTGAGGATAGTGTGA
- the LOC104415365 gene encoding exportin-4 isoform X7: MQGFPGGGDGGGAAGAGELAHLESTMRAIEVACTSIQMHLNPAAAEATILSLSRSPQPYKACQFILENSQVANARFQVAGAIRDAAIREWAFLTAEDRRSLVSFCLGFAMRHAGSPEGYVLAKVSSVAAQLLKRGWHDFSTAEKETFFHQIKQASLGIHGIHAQFIGINFLESLVSEFSPSTSSVMGLPREFHEQCHKSLELDYLKMRLKFVQLHFVSFSKF, translated from the exons ATGCAGGGATTTCCAGGCGGAGGAGACGGCGGAGGagccgccggcgccggcgagctcgcccaccTCGAGTCCACCATGCGCGCCATCGAAGTCGCCTGCACCTCCattcag ATGCATCTAAACCCGGCAGCAGCTGAAGCTACTATATTGTCTCTGTCTCGATCGCCTCAGCCATACAAGGCGTGCCAATTTATTCTTG aaaactcTCAGGTGGCAAATGCAAGGTTTCAGGTTGCTGGAGCAATACGAGATGCAGCTATCAGAGAATGGGCTTTTCTCACTGCTGAGGACAGGAGAAGCTTGGTTAG TTTTTGTCTTGGCTTTGCTATGCGACATGCTGGTTCACCTGAGGGCTATGTCCTAGCAAAGGTTTCTTCAGTGGCTGCTCAGTTGCTTAAAAGAGGCTG GCATGATTTCTCCACAGCTGAGAAAGAGACCTTTTTTCACCAG ATTAAACAGGCTTCTCTGGGGATTCATGGTATACATGCACAGTTCATAGgaatcaattttttggaatccTTG GTATCAGAGTTTTCTCCTTCTACATCGAGTGTTATGGGCCTTCCTAGGGAGTTCCATGAGCAATGCCACAAGTCACTAGAGCTGGACTATTTGAAG ATGAGGTTAAAGTTTGTACAGCTGCACTTCGTCTCATTCTCCAAATTCTGA
- the LOC104415365 gene encoding exportin-4 isoform X1: MQGFPGGGDGGGAAGAGELAHLESTMRAIEVACTSIQMHLNPAAAEATILSLSRSPQPYKACQFILENSQVANARFQVAGAIRDAAIREWAFLTAEDRRSLVSFCLGFAMRHAGSPEGYVLAKVSSVAAQLLKRGWHDFSTAEKETFFHQIKQASLGIHGIHAQFIGINFLESLVSEFSPSTSSVMGLPREFHEQCHKSLELDYLKVFYCWTRDAALSVANKITGSDSAADEVKVCTAALRLILQILNWEFRCNSNGKKGVNVFSSGIRHDTSLSSRTECILVQPGPGWRDILISSGDIVWLLNLYTALRRKFSHEGFSIDCLIAVSARKLILQYCSLTGTIFPSDNGQLQEHHLLQLLSGIIPWIDPPDLVSKQIECGTSESEMLDGCRALLAMATVTSPTMFNQLLKSIRPFGTFTLLSTLMCEVIKVLMTKDPDEETWSWEARDILLDTWTALLMPLGSAAGIVLLPPEGVDAAATLFTYIVESELKAASASAFNDDSDSDYIYTSISAMDERLSSYALIGRAAIDFAIPLLTRHCTERFSRLHQGGGSFDPTETLEELYSLLLITGHVLADEGEGETPLVPIAIQRRFADFVEPDNNPVVILCSSIIRFAEQSLNPESRSSFFSPRLMEAIIWFLARWSQTYLMSPEESQDSSYSSKVDNMHQVQSIGSGRTVLRYFSEYDHGKTVLDIIVQVAITTFMSYPGEKFLQGLTCYQLLHALVRQKNICIHLVTLESWSKLAIAFANEKTLFMLSASHQKSLAQTLVLSASGFRDSEPANQYVRNLMGHMTTYLVEISSRNDLKRVAEQPDIILSVSCLLERLRGAASATEPRMQKSIYEMGFSILNSTLILLAVYKHESAVIYLLLKFVVEWVDGQITYLEAQETTVVIDYCMRLLQLYSSHNIGKISLSLSSSLLNDAKTEKYKDLRALLQLLSSLCSKDLVDFSSDSLEAHGTSISQVVFYGLHIVTPLISLELLKYPKLCRDYFSLLSHMLEVYPEMVGQLNKEAFSHILETLEFGLHHQDSEVVNMCLRALRALASYHYKETVSGKMGLGSHASSLRNPKGELQEGIFSRFLRTTLQLLLFEDYSPDLVGAAADALFPLILCEQGLYQKLGNELIERQANQTFKSRLTNALQSLTSSNQLSCTLDRMNYQRFRKNLTNFLIEVRGFLRIV, from the exons ATGCAGGGATTTCCAGGCGGAGGAGACGGCGGAGGagccgccggcgccggcgagctcgcccaccTCGAGTCCACCATGCGCGCCATCGAAGTCGCCTGCACCTCCattcag ATGCATCTAAACCCGGCAGCAGCTGAAGCTACTATATTGTCTCTGTCTCGATCGCCTCAGCCATACAAGGCGTGCCAATTTATTCTTG aaaactcTCAGGTGGCAAATGCAAGGTTTCAGGTTGCTGGAGCAATACGAGATGCAGCTATCAGAGAATGGGCTTTTCTCACTGCTGAGGACAGGAGAAGCTTGGTTAG TTTTTGTCTTGGCTTTGCTATGCGACATGCTGGTTCACCTGAGGGCTATGTCCTAGCAAAGGTTTCTTCAGTGGCTGCTCAGTTGCTTAAAAGAGGCTG GCATGATTTCTCCACAGCTGAGAAAGAGACCTTTTTTCACCAG ATTAAACAGGCTTCTCTGGGGATTCATGGTATACATGCACAGTTCATAGgaatcaattttttggaatccTTG GTATCAGAGTTTTCTCCTTCTACATCGAGTGTTATGGGCCTTCCTAGGGAGTTCCATGAGCAATGCCACAAGTCACTAGAGCTGGACTATTTGAAG GTATTCTATTGTTGGACACGTGATGCTGCTCTAAGTGTTGCAAACAAAATAACTGGGTCTGATTCTGCAGCAGATGAGGTTAAAGTTTGTACAGCTGCACTTCGTCTCATTCTCCAAATTCTGAATTGGGAATTCCGATGCAACTCAAATGGCAAAAAAGGGGTGAATGTTTTCTCAAGTGGAATTAGACATGATACTTCATTGTCCAGCAGGACCGAGTGTATCTTAGTGCAG CCTGGTCCTGGATGGCGTGACATCTTAATTTCTAGCGGAGATATTGTTTGGCTGTTGAACTTATACACAGCTCTTAGACGGAAGTTTTCCCATGAAGGTTTTTCGATAGACTGCCTAATTGCAGTTTCTGCTCGAAAGCTTATTCTGCAGTACTGTTCTTTGACAGGCACGATATTTCCTTCAG ACAATGGACAACTGCAGGAGCATCATCTGCTACAACTGCTTTCAGGGATTATACCATGGATAGACCCACCAGATCTTGTTTCAAAACAGATTGAATGTGGAACAAGTGAAAG TGAGATGCTCGATGGTTGCCGGGCATTGTTGGCTATGGCAACTGTAACAAGCCCAACTATGTTTAATCAACTCCTTAAATCAATTAG GCCATTTGGTACCTTTACCCTGTTATCTACCTTGATGTGTGAAGTCATAAAAGTCCTCATGACAaaggaccctgatgaggaaaCATGGAGCTGGGAGGCGCGTGATATCTTACTAGATACCTGGACTGCGCTACTCATG CCGCTGGGTAGTGCTGCTGGGATTGTACTGCTTCCACCTGAAGGTGTTGATGCTGCGGCCACCCTCTTCACATACATTGTAGAGTCTGAGTTAAAAG ctgcttctgcttctgcgtTCAATGACGATTCTGACTCAGACTATATTTACACTTCCATTTCTG CAATGGATGAAAGGCTAAGCTCTTATGCTCTTATTGGAAGAGCCGCTATTGATTTTGCAATACCTTTGCTCACAAGACATTGCACTGAACGGTTTTCACGTCTACATCAG GGTGGGGGCTCTTTCGATCCAACCGAAACCTTGGAAGAACTCTATTCTTTGTTGCTAATAACAGGTCATGTACTTGCTGATGAAGGCGAAGGAGAGACACCCCTG GTTCCAATTGCGATACAAAGGCGTTTTGCGGACTTTGTGGAACCGGATAATAATCCTGTTGTCATCCTTTGTAG CTCGATCATCAGGTTTGCCGAACAAAGCTTGAATCCGGAAAGTAGATCATCATTTTTCAGTCCTCGACTAATGGAG GCTATAATATGGTTCCTTGCGAGATGGTCCCAAACTTATCTAATGTCACCAGAAGAATCTCAAGACAGCAGTTACAGTTCAAAAGTTGATAATATGCACCAAGTTCAGTCAATAGGTTCTGGGCGAACTGTACTCAGATATTTCAGTGAGTATGATCATGGCAAGACTGTGCTTGACATCATTGTCCAGGTAGCCATAACAACATTCATGTCCTATCCAGGGGAGAAGTTCTTGCAG GGCCTGACCTGTTACCAGCTGCTTCATGCACTAGTTAGGCAAAAGAACATATGCATCCACCTTGTAACGCTG GAATCCTGGAGCAAGCTGGCCATTGCTTTTGCTAATGAGAAAACGCTGTTTATGTTGAGTGCATCTCACCAG aaatccTTGGCTCAAACACTTGTTCTTTCTGCATCTGGCTTTAGAGATTCTGAGCCAGCAAATCA GTATGTGAGAAATCTTATGGGACATATGACAACATACCTAGTAGAGATATCCTCCAGGAATGACTTGAAAAGAGTTGCTGAACAGCCAGATATTATCCTGTCG GTTAGTTGCCTGTTGGAGCGGCTTCGTGGAGCTGCCAGTGCAACGGAACCTCGAATGCAGAAGTCCATATATGAGATGGGGTTTTCAATATTAAATTCTACTTTGATCCTTCTCGCAGTTTATAAACATGAG TCTGCAGTTATTTACTTGCTGCTTAAGTTTGTTGTTGAATGGGTGGACGGACAAATTACCTACCTTGAAGCACAGGAGACCACAGTTGTTATTGATTACTGCATGCGCTTACTTCAACTTTACTCATCTCACAATATTGGCAAG ATTTCTTTAAGTCTGTCAAGCAGCTTGCTTAATGAtgcaaaaacagagaaatacaAAGATCTACGGGCTCTGCTTCAACTCCTTTCTAGCCTTTGTTCAAAGGATCTG GTTGATTTTTCATCGGATTCTTTGGAAGCCCATGGAACAAGCATATCTCAG GTTGTCTTCTACGGTCTTCATATAGTCACTCCTCTGATATCTTTGGAGTTGCTGAAGTACCCCAAGCTCTGTCGTGAT TACTTCTCTTTGCTGTCACATATGTTGGAAGTATATCCTGAAATGGTGGGACAACTAAACAAGGAAGCCTTTAGTCATATTCTTGAGACTCTTGAATTTGGTCTACATCATCAG GATTCAGAAGTGGTTAACATGTGTTTAAGAGCTCTTCGAGCACTTGCTTCCTACCACTACAAGGAAACAGTTAGTGGGAAGATGGGCTTGGGATCACATGCCTCGAGTCTTAGAAATCCAAAGGGTGAACTACAGGAAGGCATTTTTAGTCGGTTCCTTCGTACAACATTGCAGCTACTTCTTTTTGAGGATTATAG TCCCGATCTGGTTGGTGCTGCTGCAGATGCGCTCTTTCCCTTGATACTTTGCGAGCAGGGCCTATACCAG AAACTAGGCAATGAGTTGATTGAGAGACAGGCCAATCAAACATTTAAATCGAGGCTGACAAACGCATTGCAATCTCTCACAAGTTCGAATCAGCTTTCTTGCACCCTCGATCGGATGAACTACCAAAGGTTTAGGAAGAACCTGACCAACTTCCTGATTGAAGTTCGCGGGTTCTTGAGGATAGTGTGA
- the LOC104415365 gene encoding exportin-4 isoform X6: protein MQGFPGGGDGGGAAGAGELAHLESTMRAIEVACTSIQMHLNPAAAEATILSLSRSPQPYKACQFILENSQVANARFQVAGAIRDAAIREWAFLTAEDRRSLVSFCLGFAMRHAGSPEGYVLAKVSSVAAQLLKRGWHDFSTAEKETFFHQIKQASLGIHGIHAQFIGINFLESLVSEFSPSTSSVMGLPREFHEQCHKSLELDYLKVFYCWTRDAALSVANKITGSDSAADEVKVCTAALRLILQILNWEFRCNSNGKKGVNVFSSGIRHDTSLSSRTECILVQISLPLY from the exons ATGCAGGGATTTCCAGGCGGAGGAGACGGCGGAGGagccgccggcgccggcgagctcgcccaccTCGAGTCCACCATGCGCGCCATCGAAGTCGCCTGCACCTCCattcag ATGCATCTAAACCCGGCAGCAGCTGAAGCTACTATATTGTCTCTGTCTCGATCGCCTCAGCCATACAAGGCGTGCCAATTTATTCTTG aaaactcTCAGGTGGCAAATGCAAGGTTTCAGGTTGCTGGAGCAATACGAGATGCAGCTATCAGAGAATGGGCTTTTCTCACTGCTGAGGACAGGAGAAGCTTGGTTAG TTTTTGTCTTGGCTTTGCTATGCGACATGCTGGTTCACCTGAGGGCTATGTCCTAGCAAAGGTTTCTTCAGTGGCTGCTCAGTTGCTTAAAAGAGGCTG GCATGATTTCTCCACAGCTGAGAAAGAGACCTTTTTTCACCAG ATTAAACAGGCTTCTCTGGGGATTCATGGTATACATGCACAGTTCATAGgaatcaattttttggaatccTTG GTATCAGAGTTTTCTCCTTCTACATCGAGTGTTATGGGCCTTCCTAGGGAGTTCCATGAGCAATGCCACAAGTCACTAGAGCTGGACTATTTGAAG GTATTCTATTGTTGGACACGTGATGCTGCTCTAAGTGTTGCAAACAAAATAACTGGGTCTGATTCTGCAGCAGATGAGGTTAAAGTTTGTACAGCTGCACTTCGTCTCATTCTCCAAATTCTGAATTGGGAATTCCGATGCAACTCAAATGGCAAAAAAGGGGTGAATGTTTTCTCAAGTGGAATTAGACATGATACTTCATTGTCCAGCAGGACCGAGTGTATCTTAGTGCAG ATATCTCTGCCCCTGTATTGA
- the LOC104415365 gene encoding exportin-4 isoform X5, translating into MQGFPGGGDGGGAAGAGELAHLESTMRAIEVACTSIQMHLNPAAAEATILSLSRSPQPYKACQFILENSQVANARFQVAGAIRDAAIREWAFLTAEDRRSLVSFCLGFAMRHAGSPEGYVLAKVSSVAAQLLKRGWHDFSTAEKETFFHQIKQASLGIHGIHAQFIGINFLESLVSEFSPSTSSVMGLPREFHEQCHKSLELDYLKVFYCWTRDAALSVANKITGSDSAADEVKVCTAALRLILQILNWEFRCNSNGKKGVNVFSSGIRHDTSLSSRTECILVQPGPGWRDILISSGDIVWLLNLYTALRRKFSHEGFSIDCLIAVSARKLILQYCSLTGTIFPSDNGQLQEHHLLQLLSGIIPWIDPPDLVSKQIECGTSESEMLDGCRALLAMATVTSPTMFNQLLKSIRPFGTFTLLSTLMCEVIKVLMTKDPDEETWSWEARDILLDTWTALLMPLGSAAGIVLLPPEGVDAAATLFTYIVESELKAASASAFNDDSDSDYIYTSISAMDERLSSYALIGRAAIDFAIPLLTRHCTERFSRLHQGGGSFDPTETLEELYSLLLITGHVLADEGEGETPLVPIAIQRRFADFVEPDNNPVVILSRSSGLPNKA; encoded by the exons ATGCAGGGATTTCCAGGCGGAGGAGACGGCGGAGGagccgccggcgccggcgagctcgcccaccTCGAGTCCACCATGCGCGCCATCGAAGTCGCCTGCACCTCCattcag ATGCATCTAAACCCGGCAGCAGCTGAAGCTACTATATTGTCTCTGTCTCGATCGCCTCAGCCATACAAGGCGTGCCAATTTATTCTTG aaaactcTCAGGTGGCAAATGCAAGGTTTCAGGTTGCTGGAGCAATACGAGATGCAGCTATCAGAGAATGGGCTTTTCTCACTGCTGAGGACAGGAGAAGCTTGGTTAG TTTTTGTCTTGGCTTTGCTATGCGACATGCTGGTTCACCTGAGGGCTATGTCCTAGCAAAGGTTTCTTCAGTGGCTGCTCAGTTGCTTAAAAGAGGCTG GCATGATTTCTCCACAGCTGAGAAAGAGACCTTTTTTCACCAG ATTAAACAGGCTTCTCTGGGGATTCATGGTATACATGCACAGTTCATAGgaatcaattttttggaatccTTG GTATCAGAGTTTTCTCCTTCTACATCGAGTGTTATGGGCCTTCCTAGGGAGTTCCATGAGCAATGCCACAAGTCACTAGAGCTGGACTATTTGAAG GTATTCTATTGTTGGACACGTGATGCTGCTCTAAGTGTTGCAAACAAAATAACTGGGTCTGATTCTGCAGCAGATGAGGTTAAAGTTTGTACAGCTGCACTTCGTCTCATTCTCCAAATTCTGAATTGGGAATTCCGATGCAACTCAAATGGCAAAAAAGGGGTGAATGTTTTCTCAAGTGGAATTAGACATGATACTTCATTGTCCAGCAGGACCGAGTGTATCTTAGTGCAG CCTGGTCCTGGATGGCGTGACATCTTAATTTCTAGCGGAGATATTGTTTGGCTGTTGAACTTATACACAGCTCTTAGACGGAAGTTTTCCCATGAAGGTTTTTCGATAGACTGCCTAATTGCAGTTTCTGCTCGAAAGCTTATTCTGCAGTACTGTTCTTTGACAGGCACGATATTTCCTTCAG ACAATGGACAACTGCAGGAGCATCATCTGCTACAACTGCTTTCAGGGATTATACCATGGATAGACCCACCAGATCTTGTTTCAAAACAGATTGAATGTGGAACAAGTGAAAG TGAGATGCTCGATGGTTGCCGGGCATTGTTGGCTATGGCAACTGTAACAAGCCCAACTATGTTTAATCAACTCCTTAAATCAATTAG GCCATTTGGTACCTTTACCCTGTTATCTACCTTGATGTGTGAAGTCATAAAAGTCCTCATGACAaaggaccctgatgaggaaaCATGGAGCTGGGAGGCGCGTGATATCTTACTAGATACCTGGACTGCGCTACTCATG CCGCTGGGTAGTGCTGCTGGGATTGTACTGCTTCCACCTGAAGGTGTTGATGCTGCGGCCACCCTCTTCACATACATTGTAGAGTCTGAGTTAAAAG ctgcttctgcttctgcgtTCAATGACGATTCTGACTCAGACTATATTTACACTTCCATTTCTG CAATGGATGAAAGGCTAAGCTCTTATGCTCTTATTGGAAGAGCCGCTATTGATTTTGCAATACCTTTGCTCACAAGACATTGCACTGAACGGTTTTCACGTCTACATCAG GGTGGGGGCTCTTTCGATCCAACCGAAACCTTGGAAGAACTCTATTCTTTGTTGCTAATAACAGGTCATGTACTTGCTGATGAAGGCGAAGGAGAGACACCCCTG GTTCCAATTGCGATACAAAGGCGTTTTGCGGACTTTGTGGAACCGGATAATAATCCTGTTGTCATCCTTT CTCGATCATCAGGTTTGCCGAACAAAGCTTGA